TCCACGTACCGGCGACCCCCGGTACGACCGCCTGACCGCCCAGCCGGCCCTCGGTACCCACGTCCCGGGCCATCCGCGTGACCTGGTCGGCGAAGGACGACAGCTGGTCCACCATCGTGTTCACGGTGTTCTTCAGCTGGAGCATCTCGCCCGAGACGTCCACGGTGACCTTCTGCGACAGATCACCGTTGGCCACGGCCGTCGTCACCTGGGCGATGTTCCTCACCTGTCCGGTGAGATTCCGGAACGCGGTGTTGACGGAGTCCGTCAGGTCCTTCCACGTCCCCGCCGCCCCGGGCACCTGCGCCTGACCGCCCAGCTCACCTTCGACACCGACCTCACGCGCGACACGCGTGACCTCGGAACCGAACGCGGACAGCTGGTCGACCATGCCGTTGACGGTGTTCTTCAGCTCCAGCATCTCGCCGGCCACGTCGACCGTGACCTTCTGGGACAGATCACCGTTGGCCACCGCCGTCGTCACCGCGGCGATGTCCCGCACCTGAGTGGTCAGGTTCCGGAACACCGTGTTGACGGAATCCGTCAGGTCCTTCCACGTCCCCGCCGCACCCGGCACGTTCGCCTGACCGCCCAGCTGGCCCTCGGCACCGACCTCATTGGCGACACGCGTGACCTCGTCGGCGAAGATCCGCAGGGTCTCTGTCATCTGATTGATCGTGGTCGCGAGCTGGGCGACCTCGCCCCGCGCCGACACGGTCACCTTCTGCGACAGATCACCGTTGGCGACCGCCGTAGTCACCTGCGCGATACCGCGCACCTGCGCCGTCAGGTTGCCGGCCATGAGGTTCACCGAATCGGTGAGGTCCTTCCACACGCCGGCCACACCCGGCACCTGCGCCTGCCCGCCGAGCTCGCCCTCGGTGCCCACCTCGCGCGCGACTCGCGTCACCTCGGAGGAGAAGGACGACAGCTGGTCCACCATCGTGTTGACGGTGTTCTTCAGCTCCAGCATCTCGCCGGCCACGTGGACGGTGACCTTGCGGGACAGATCGCCCTTGGCGACGGCCGTGGTCACCAGCGCGATGTCCCTGACCTGCGCGGTCAGCCGGTACGCCATCGTGTTGACGGAGTCCGTGAGGTCCTTCCACGAACCCGACATCCCACGCACGCGTGCCTGCCCGCCGAGCTTGCCCTCGGTACCGACCTCACTGGCCACACGCGTGACCTCGTCGGTGAACGTCGAGAGCTGATCGACAAGGTTGTTGACGGTCCGCCCGACCTTGAGGAACTCACCCCGCAGCGGATGCCCGGTCCCGTCCGACCCCTGCGTACGCAGCTCCATGCGCGGCGACAGATCACCCTCGGCCACCGCGGTCAGCACCCGGCCGACCTCGGAGACGGGGCGTACGAGATCGTCGACCAGGGAGTTGGAGTTGTCGATCGCGACACCCCAGGAGCCCTCGCAGGCACCCGTCTCCAGCCGCTCGGTGAGCTTGCCCTCACGGCCGACCATCCGACGCACGCGCGCCAGCTCACCCGTGAGGTGGAGATTTCGGTCCGCCACCTCGTTGAAGACGGCGGCGATCTCCGACATCACGCCGTCCCCGGACACCGTGAGCCGCTTCCGGAAGTTCCCGTCGCGCATCGCCACGAGAGCCGTCAGCAGCCGGTTCAGGGCAGCCGTGTCCACGGCCGTGGTGCCGCCGCCACGCGACTTGCGCTCGTTCTTCAGGGACTGTCCGCCTTTCGCGCGCGTCTTAGTGCCCCGCGTCGCTGCGCCAGACTCCACTGTGTCCCTCCCGCAGGGGTCGACCGTTACTGCTGTGCTCAGGTTGCTACTAGCTCCGCGTACCCATTACTGCTGGGTATTCCTGCCGGATATACCAGGCCACACCCACGTGCTGCTGCCCGCGGTACGCGAATCACACTCAGCCTGCCCGGACCTTCACAAGAAGCTTGCCCAGTGTTTCACCCTGCCTGAACCCGGCCATAACAGTTCGGCAGCTTCGCACATCGTCCGCACACCCTCCGGGCGGAAACACTGCAGACCGGCATCCGCATGGACGGCGAAGGTAAGTAACCTTGCATGCGGCTGTCCAGCCGCGCCGGTCCCGTCCGGCCTGGGCGGTGACAGGAGGAGCACGAGCGGGCATCGGAGGGGCAGCCGGACATGACCACCGGACTGATCCCGGGGGGACCATCCCCGGACCGGCCGACGGGCGCGCACATGCCGCACCAGCGGCATGAGCCGGTCGGCCAGGTAGCCCTGCACGTCGACAACCGGACGAGGAGTTCAGTGATCACCGCGCGCGCGGCAGCCAGCTTCGATCCCGTCGGGCGATCGGTCGCGAGCGCCCGCTCCTTCGTCCGCGACACATTGCAGGGCTGGGGTTTCGCCGACATCGTCGACGACGCAGTCGTCCTCACCAGCGAACTGGTGACCAACGCCGTCGTACACGCCGGCACCTCCGCGGACGTCCTGTGCCTGCGCAGTGAAGAAGGCGTACGAATCGAGGTGGCCGACCGGTATCCGGAGCGCGAGATCCCGCTCCAGGGCTCACCGGTCAACATGGGCAGCCCCGACCGCGAGGGCGGCCGCGGCCTCCAGCTCTGCGCGGCCCTGGCCGGCCGCTGGGGCGTCGAGTACACACCGACCCACAAGCAGGTCTGGTTCCAACTCGACCTCCCCGAGCGCCCGGTGGGCACCCGCGCGGCCGGCCCGTCGCTGCCCTCCGACCTCCTCCCGCTCGCCGACGGCCGCGTCCGCGTCGCGGTGATCCAGATCGACCGCACGGGCTCCATCTCGTCGTGGAACGAGGACGCGGAAGAACTCTTCGGCTACGCGGCCGAGCAGGTCACCGGAAAGCCCCTCACCGACCTCGCCGCCTGGCCGCACACCCCGGGCACCAGCACCGGTATCGCCGAGGCACTCCAGCTCTCCCGCTGGGAGGGCAGCTACGGCATCCGGGGCGCCAACGGCCGCGTCACCCCCGTGTACGCCTCCCACCTCCGGGTCCGCGACACCGGCGGCGAGCCCTCCACGGTCTGCCTCCTGGTCCGCAACCACGAGCGCGCCGTCCTCCAGACCCCGCTGCGCGTCCCCGCCTCCGACTCCGCCAACGAGGCCACGAGCACCGACCCCTTCGAGGTCTTCATCGGCTCGCCCGCCCCGGACGACCTCGACGGCCTCCTCCAGCGCACGGTGGAACGCGCCCGCGACATGCTCGACGGAGACTCCGCCTTCCTGCTCCTCGCGACCGACGACGAGACGGAACTGGAGGTCCGCGCCTCCACCGGCCTGCCCTCGGCCCGCCAGCGCTTCGCACGCGTGCCCGTAGAGGCGGGCCCCGGCCGCTACGGCTCTGCCCGGATGCCGGCGGTCCACGAGGACCTCACCATGGTCCCGGGCGCCGTGCCCCTCCTCAGGGGCACCGGCATGCGCTCGGTCGTCACGGTCCCCCTGAAGGTCGAGGGCCGCCTCACCGGCTCCCTGGGCGTCGCGGCGGAGGGCCCGGCCAGATACTCCAACGAAGAGGCGCTGCGCCTCCAGTTCGCCGCCGACCGCATCGCGCTCGCGGTCGAGTCGGCCCGCCTCGGCGAACTCGAACGCCTGCGCCGCGGCTCGCTCAGCTTCCTCGTCGAGGCCTCCGACCTCCTCGCCGGCACCCTGGACCGCGACCAGACTCTCGCCCTGATGGCCCAGATGACGGTCCCGACCCTGGCCACCTGGTGCGCGGTCTACACGATCGCCGACCAGGCCTCGGAGCCGTACCTGTCATACGTCCTCCATGAGGACGAGGAACTCATCGACGGCATTAAGTCGTTGCTCTCCAAGATCCCCCCGCCGGACCCGGTACCCACCCCCGGCGCCCGCGTCTGGTCGGCCCCGGCCGAATCCGCCCATCAGGCCGCCCTGCGCACCTCCATGCGCAGCCTCGGCCTCGGCGAGCCCATCGGCCGCATCAGCGCCGGCATCGGCCCCACGCTGGCCACGGCGTCCGCGGTCGGCGGCGAGACGGTCGTCCTGCCCCTGGTGGCCCGCAACCGCGTCATCGGCATGCTCACCCTCGGCAAGCCCACCGACGAGCACTTCCGCCAGGAAATCCTGGAGTTGGCCGAAGACCTCTCCCGAAGGGCCGCCCTGGCCCTGGACAACGCCCGCCTCTATTCCGAGCGCACGGCCATCAGCCAGTCCCTCCAGCGCAGCCTGCTGCCGCCCGAGCTCCCCGAGATCGACGGCGTCGAGGTCGAGGTCATCTACCGCGCCGCCGGTGAGGGCAACGAGGTCGGCGGCGACTTCTACGACCTCTTCCCGATCAGCGACGGCGCCTACGGCTTCGCCATCGGCGACGTCTGCGGTACGGGCCCGAACGCGGCGGCGGTCACGGGCCTCGCCCGGCACGCCCTCCGCCTCCTCGCCCGCGAGGGCCTCAGCGGCCCGGCGGTCCTGGAGCGCCTGAACTCCGCGATCCTCGACGAGGGAGCCCGCAGCCGCTTCCTGACGCTCCTCTACGGCGAGTTGAGGCCCCAGGAGGACGGCAGCGCCGAGCTGAAGGTGGTCTGCGCCGGCCACCCGCTCCCCCTCCGCCTGCGCCAGGACGGCACGGTCGAGCCCGCTGCGGAACCGCAGCCCCTGCTCGGCGTCATGGAGGACCTGGAGCTCTACGAGCAGACGGTCACGCTCGACCCGGGCGACGTTCTGCTCTGCGTCACGGACGGAGTCACCGAACGCCGCGAAGGCACCCGCATGCTGGGCGACGACGGTCTCACCGACGTCCTCACGACCTGCACCGGCCTCACGGCGGGCGCAGTGGCGGCCCGCATCATGCGCGCGGTCGAACGCTTCGCCTCTGACGCCCCGTCCGACGACATGGCCATCCTGGCGATGCGGGTCCCCGGCATCCACAAGGACTGAGGCGGACAGGAAGAAGGGCATGAGAAAGGCCCCGCCCGAATGGGCGGGGCCTTCTGCGTGGAGCCCCCAAACGGAATCGAACCGTTGACCTTCTCCTTACCATGGAGACGCTCTACCGACTGAGCTATAGGGGCCGGCTGCCTTTTGCGAAGTTTCCCTCGCGGCAACGAAATAGAGCATACCCCGAACGCGCCGTGCTCCCAAACTCGCTCAGAAAGCGGGCTGAAGCAGTCCTCCGAGCGCATTGCAGGCGGACACCACGCGCTGCATGTCCCTCTTCGTCAGCGAGGCGTCAACCGGCAGAGCCAACGTTTCATCAGCGGCCCGCTCGGTCTCCGGCAGGGACACACACCGCCGGTACTCGGGCAGCCGATGCACAGGGGTCTTCACCGGCACCCGGCACTCAACTCCCCTGGCCCGCACGGCCCGAGCGAAGGCGTCCCGATCCGGCCGCCCGTTCCCGGGAACCCGCACGATGTACTGCTGGTATGTGTGCCCGTCACCGCCATCCGGCGTGTAGACACCCTTGAGCTTCGCATCCAGGTACGAGGCCCGCTGCCTGCGCTGAGCGATCTCGTCGTACGGAGCCTCGGACTCACCCTGCTCCAGCACCAGCAGCCCGTGCCGCTGCCCGATCTCGTGCAGCCGCGCGATATCGGCCGACCGCCCGAACCGGTGTACGGCCACAACGGCCGCCGTGCGCCGAGTGACAACCGCCGCGACAGCGCCGGCGTCCAGGCAGTACGTCACCGGATCTATGTCGGCGAACACCGGCAGCGCTCCGGCCAGGACCACGGCCTCGGCGACTTCGACGTTCCCGAAGGCCGGTACGACAACCTCATCACCGACACCTACGCCGGCAGCCCTGAGCATTGCAGCAGTACCCATGTGGGTGATGTTGGTTGCGGAACGTGAACGTCAGGTGACGGACAACAAAAAAGGGTTGGACCCGGAACCGAAGTTCCGGGTCCAACCCGATACAAGGAGTTCGGCGGCGTCCTACTCTCCCACAGGGTCCCCCCTGCAGTACCATCGGCGCTGTAAGGCTTAGCTTCCGGGTTCGGAATGTAACCGGGCGTTTCCCTCACGCTATAACCACCGAAACACTATGAAACTGTCGAACTTGCCGCACCGTATGTGGCCATACGGGGCTGTTCGTGGTTTCAGAACCAACACAGTGGACGCGAGCAACTGAGGACAAGCCCTCGGCCTATTAGTACCGGTCACCTCCACACGTTACCGTGCTTCCAGATCCGGCCTATCAACCCAGTCGTCTACTGGGAGCCTTACCCCATCAAGTGGGTGGGAATACTCATCTCGAAGCAGGCTTCCCGCTTAGATGCTTTCAGCGGTTATCCCTCCCGAACGTAGCCAACCAGCCATGCCCTTGGCAGAACAACTGGCACACCAGAGGTTCGTCCGTCCCGGTCCTCTCGTACTAGGGACAGCCCTTCTCAATATTCCTGCGCGCGCAGCGGATAGGGACCGAACTGTCTCACGACGTTCTAAACCCAGCTCGCGTACCGCTTTAATGGGCGAACAGCCCAACCCTTGGGACCGACTCCAGCCCCAGGATGCGACGAGCCGACATCGAGGTGCCAAACCATCCCGTCGATATGGACTCTTGGGGAAGATCAGCCTGTTATCCCCGGGGTACCTTTTATCCGTTGAGCGACGGCGCTTCCACAAGCCACCGCCGGATCACTAGTCCCGACTTTCGTCCCTGCTCGACCCGTCGGTCTCACAGTCAAGCTCCCTTGTGCACTTACACTCAACACCTGATTGCCAACCAGGCTGAGGGAACCTTTGGGCGCCTCCGTTACTCTTTAGGAGGCAACCGCCCCAGTTAAACTACCCATCAGACACTGTCCCTGATCCGGATCACGGACCCAGGTTAGACATCCAGCACGACCAGACTGGTATTTCAACGACGACTCCCCCTGAACTGGCGTCCAGAGTTCACAGTCTCCCAGCTATCCTACACAAGCCGAACCGAACACCAATATCAAACTGTAGTAAAGGTCCCGGGGTCTTTCCGTCCTGCTGCGCGAAACGAGCATCTTTACTCGTAGTGCAATTTCACCGGGCCTATGGTTGAGACAGTCGAGAAGTCGTTACGCCATTCGTGCAGGTCGGAACTTACCCGACAAGGAATTTCGCTACCTTAGGATGGTTATAGTTACCACCGCCGTTTACTGGCGCTTAAGTTCTCAGCTTCGCCCCACCGAAATGGAGCTAACCGGTCCCCTTAACGTTCCAGCACCGGGCAGGCGTCAGTCCGTATACATCGCCTTACGGCTTCGCACGGACCTGTGTTTTTAGTAAACAGTCGCTTCTCGCTGGTCTCTGCGGCCACCCCCAGCTCATGGAGTAAATCCAATCACCGGACGTGGCCCCCCTTCTCCCGAAGTTACGGGGGCATTTTGCCGAGTTCCTTAACCATAGTTCACCCGAACGCCTCGGTATTCTCTACCTGACCACCTGAGTCGGTTTAGGGTACGGGCCGCCATGAAACTCGCTAGAGGCTTTTCTCGACAGCATAGGATCATCCACTTCACCACAATCGGCTCGGCATCAGGTCTCAGACACATGTCAGGCGGATTTGCCTACCTGACGTCCTACACCCTTACCCCGGGACAACCACCGCCCGGGATGGACTACCTTCCTGCGTCACCCCATCACTCACCTACTACCACCTTGGTTCGGCGGCTCCACCACTCCCCTTTGCCCGAAGGCTCCAGGGCGGCTTCACGGCCTTAGCATTAATGGGTTCGATGTTTGACGCTTCACAGCGGGTACCGGAATATCAACCGGTTATCCATCGACTACGCCTGTCGGCCTCGCCTTAGGTCCCGACTTACCCTGGGCAGATCAGCTTGACCCAGGAACCCTTAGTCAATCGGCGCACACGTTTCTCACGTGTGAATCGCTACTCATGCCTGCATTCTCACTCGTGAACCGTCCACCACTGCCTTCCGGCGCGGCTTCACCCGGCACACGACGCTCCCCTACCCATCACAGCCTCCGTTGGGAGTATTGCTGCAATGACACGACTTCGGCGGTACGCTTGAGCCCCGCTACATTGTCGGCGCGGAATCACTAGACCAGTGAGCTATTACGCACTCTTTCAAGGGTGGCTGCTTCTAAGCCAACCTCCTGGTTGTCTCTGCGACTCCACATCCTTTCCCACTTAGCGTACGCTTAGGGGCCTTAGTCGATGCTCTGGGCTGTTTCCCTCTCGACCATGGAGCTTATCCCCCACAGTCTCACTGCCGCGCTCTCACTTACCGGCATTCGGAGTTTGGCTAAGGTCAGTAACCCGGTAGGGCCCATCGCCTATCCAGTGCTCTACCTCCGGCAAGAAACACACGACGCTGCACCTAAATGCATTTCGGGGAGAACCAGCTATCACGGAGTTTGATTGGCCTTTCACCCCTAACCACAGGTCATCCCCCAGGTTTTCAACCCTGGTGGGTTCGGTCCTCCACGAAGTCTTACCTCCGCTTCAACCTGCCCATGGCTAGATCACTCCGCTTCGGGTCTTGAGCGCGCTACTATACCGCCCTATTCGGACTCGCTTTCGCTACGGCTTCCCCACACGGGTTAACCTCGCAACACACCGCAAACTCGCAGGCTCATTCTTCAAAAGGCACGCAGTCACGAGATATGTGCAAGCACATATCCGACGCTCCCACGGCTTGTAGGCACACGGTTTCAGGTACTATTTCACTCCCCTCCCGGGGTACTTTTCACCATTCCCTCACGGTACTATCCGCTATCGGTCACCAGGGAATATTTAGGCTTAGCGGGTGGTCCCGCCAGATTCACACGGGATTTCTCGGGCCCCGTGCTACTTGGGTGTCTCTCAAACGAGCCGCTGATGTTTCGACTACGGGGGTCTTACCCTCTACGCCGGACCTTTCGCATGTCCTTCGCCTACATCAACGGTTTCTGACTCGTCTCACAGCCGGCAGACTGTGAAAGAGAGATCCCACAACCCCGCATACGCAACCCCTGCCGGGTCTCACACGTATACGGTTTGGCCTCATCCAGTTTCGCTCGCCACTACTCCCGGAATCACGGTTGTTTTCTCTTCCTGCGGGTACTGAGATGTTTCACTTCCCCGCGTTCCCTCCACTTGCCCTATGTGTTCAGACAAGGGTGACAGCCCATGACGACTGCCGGGTTTCCCCATTCGGAAACCCCCGGATCAAAGCCTGGTTGACGACTCCCCGGGGACTATCGTGGCCTCCCACGTCCTTCATCGGTTCCTGGTGCCAAGGCATCCACCGTGCGCCCTTAAAAACTTGGCCACAGATGCTCGCGTCCACTGTGCAGTTCTCAAACAACGACCAGCCACCCATCACCCCGCTGTCATCAGCGAGTTCACTGGGGCCGGCACCTGAAGGCAGCCTGACCGGCCGTACCTTCAGACACCCAACAGCGTGCCAGGCCGGACCCTGTCCGGAGATCATGCGTTCCACGCTCCGAAGAGCAGTACTGGCAAGCCTCCGACCCAGAAGATCGGCCGAATAATCAACGTTCCACCCATGAGCAACCAGCATCAGACATTCGCCGATGTACTGGCCTCTGACCAACCGGAGTTGGTGAGAAGTGCTCCTTAGAAAGGAGGTGATCCAGCCGCACCTTCCGGTACGGCTACCTTGTTACGACTTCGTCCCAATCGCCAGTCCCACCTTCGACAGCTCCCTCCCACAAGGGGTTGGGCCACCGGCTTCGGGTGTTACCGACTTTCGTGACGTGACGGGCGGTGTGTACAAGGCCCGGGAACGTATTCACCGCAGCAATGCTGATCTGCGATTACTAGCAACTCCGACTTCATGGGGTCGAGTTGCAGACCCCAATCCGAACTGAGACAGGCTTTTTGAGATTCGCTCCACCTCACGGTATCGCAGCTCATTGTACCTGCCATTGTAGCACGTGTGCAGCCCAAGACATAAGGGGCATGATGACTTGACGTCGTCCCCACCTTCCTCCGAGTTGACCCCGGCGGTCTCCTGTGAGTCCCCATCACCCCGAAGGGCATGCTGGCAACACAGAACAAGGGTTGCGCTCGTTGCGGGACTTAACCCAACATCTCACGACACGAGCTGACGACAGCCATGCACCACCTGTACACCGACCACAAGGGGGGCACTATCTCTAATGCTTTCCGGTGTATGTCAAGCCTTGGTAAGGTTCTTCGCGTTGCGTCGAATTAAGCCACATGCTCCGCTGCTTGTGCGGGCCCCCGTCAATTCCTTTGAGTTTTAGCCTTGCGGCCGTACTCCCCAGGCGGGGAACTTAATGCGTTAGCTGCGGCACCGACGACGTGGAATGTCGCCAACACCTAGTTCCCACCGTTTACGGCGTGGACTACCAGGGTATCTAATCCTGTTCGCTCCCCACGCTTTCGCTCCTCAGCGTCAGTAATGGCCCAGAGATCCGCCTTCGCCACCGGTGTTCCTCCTGAT
The DNA window shown above is from Streptomyces chartreusis and carries:
- a CDS encoding SpoIIE family protein phosphatase, with translation MTTGLIPGGPSPDRPTGAHMPHQRHEPVGQVALHVDNRTRSSVITARAAASFDPVGRSVASARSFVRDTLQGWGFADIVDDAVVLTSELVTNAVVHAGTSADVLCLRSEEGVRIEVADRYPEREIPLQGSPVNMGSPDREGGRGLQLCAALAGRWGVEYTPTHKQVWFQLDLPERPVGTRAAGPSLPSDLLPLADGRVRVAVIQIDRTGSISSWNEDAEELFGYAAEQVTGKPLTDLAAWPHTPGTSTGIAEALQLSRWEGSYGIRGANGRVTPVYASHLRVRDTGGEPSTVCLLVRNHERAVLQTPLRVPASDSANEATSTDPFEVFIGSPAPDDLDGLLQRTVERARDMLDGDSAFLLLATDDETELEVRASTGLPSARQRFARVPVEAGPGRYGSARMPAVHEDLTMVPGAVPLLRGTGMRSVVTVPLKVEGRLTGSLGVAAEGPARYSNEEALRLQFAADRIALAVESARLGELERLRRGSLSFLVEASDLLAGTLDRDQTLALMAQMTVPTLATWCAVYTIADQASEPYLSYVLHEDEELIDGIKSLLSKIPPPDPVPTPGARVWSAPAESAHQAALRTSMRSLGLGEPIGRISAGIGPTLATASAVGGETVVLPLVARNRVIGMLTLGKPTDEHFRQEILELAEDLSRRAALALDNARLYSERTAISQSLQRSLLPPELPEIDGVEVEVIYRAAGEGNEVGGDFYDLFPISDGAYGFAIGDVCGTGPNAAAVTGLARHALRLLAREGLSGPAVLERLNSAILDEGARSRFLTLLYGELRPQEDGSAELKVVCAGHPLPLRLRQDGTVEPAAEPQPLLGVMEDLELYEQTVTLDPGDVLLCVTDGVTERREGTRMLGDDGLTDVLTTCTGLTAGAVAARIMRAVERFASDAPSDDMAILAMRVPGIHKD
- a CDS encoding DegT/DnrJ/EryC1/StrS family aminotransferase; protein product: MLRAAGVGVGDEVVVPAFGNVEVAEAVVLAGALPVFADIDPVTYCLDAGAVAAVVTRRTAAVVAVHRFGRSADIARLHEIGQRHGLLVLEQGESEAPYDEIAQRRQRASYLDAKLKGVYTPDGGDGHTYQQYIVRVPGNGRPDRDAFARAVRARGVECRVPVKTPVHRLPEYRRCVSLPETERAADETLALPVDASLTKRDMQRVVSACNALGGLLQPAF